The following are encoded together in the Thermococcus sibiricus MM 739 genome:
- a CDS encoding TIGR04013 family B12-binding domain/radical SAM domain-containing protein, with amino-acid sequence MQEIAIRMTRRNHNAFVHLLGALESQGFDIGELLITKDFSEILKARSKVVLYSFFTEEIWDIEKEVKILKEKTNALLIAGGYHTTAMPKHTLNKLGFDIATIGEGEEVIFHLLKTLTENNFRITKELLGIKGLAFYLNGHFTFTGFARVDDFTKFPPFAETSRLIAPIEISRGCPFGCYYCQTPYVKGFRMRHRPIDQIVKYSKRMKDMRYITPNAFAYGSPGGILNLNKLEALLKALQPIRKEGRRLFYGTFPSEVRPEFIKPETLELLLKYADNRRLAIGAQSGDDEMFKAMHRMHTTENVRQAVEYMLEYDIEPVVDFIVGLPNETKESQRKSIEFMKWIIKKGGKVRAHYFMPLPGTPWARCKPSPLSEEMKKFLGRMAAKGYIEGSWGVQIELSKKLQRLIEEFYEESPSYVGDLRKIC; translated from the coding sequence ATGCAGGAGATAGCTATTAGAATGACCCGTAGAAATCATAATGCGTTTGTTCACCTCTTGGGGGCCCTTGAATCTCAAGGTTTTGATATTGGGGAGCTTTTAATAACAAAGGATTTTTCTGAAATTCTAAAGGCAAGGTCTAAAGTAGTTCTCTATTCTTTTTTTACTGAGGAGATCTGGGATATTGAGAAGGAAGTAAAGATTCTGAAAGAAAAAACAAACGCTCTTCTAATTGCTGGCGGCTATCATACAACTGCAATGCCAAAACATACTTTGAATAAACTTGGATTTGATATAGCTACAATTGGAGAGGGAGAAGAAGTTATATTCCACCTTTTAAAAACACTCACAGAAAACAATTTCAGAATAACAAAAGAATTGCTGGGAATTAAGGGCCTTGCCTTTTATCTAAATGGACACTTTACTTTTACAGGCTTTGCTAGAGTTGATGACTTCACAAAGTTTCCACCATTTGCTGAAACCTCTCGGCTGATAGCCCCAATAGAAATAAGTCGTGGCTGCCCGTTTGGTTGCTACTACTGCCAAACGCCTTATGTAAAAGGCTTTAGAATGCGCCACAGACCTATAGATCAGATAGTAAAGTACTCAAAGAGAATGAAAGACATGCGCTATATAACCCCAAACGCCTTTGCCTATGGTTCCCCGGGAGGGATCTTAAACCTGAATAAACTTGAGGCCCTCTTAAAAGCCCTTCAACCTATTAGAAAAGAGGGAAGGAGATTATTTTACGGCACTTTCCCAAGTGAAGTAAGGCCCGAATTTATCAAACCTGAGACTCTTGAACTTCTCCTGAAGTATGCGGACAATAGGAGGCTGGCCATAGGGGCCCAAAGTGGGGATGATGAGATGTTTAAAGCCATGCACCGTATGCACACAACGGAAAACGTGAGACAAGCTGTTGAATACATGCTCGAATACGACATAGAACCTGTTGTAGATTTCATAGTTGGTCTGCCAAATGAAACCAAGGAAAGCCAGAGAAAGAGCATTGAATTCATGAAGTGGATAATAAAAAAGGGTGGAAAGGTGAGGGCCCATTACTTCATGCCCCTGCCGGGAACACCCTGGGCCAGGTGCAAACCCTCCCCACTAAGTGAGGAGATGAAAAAGTTCCTTGGGAGAATGGCCGCCAAAGGATACATTGAGGGCTCTTGGGGAGTACAAATAGAACTCTCCAAAAAACTCCAGAGACTTATAGAAGAGTTCTATGAAGAGAGTCCAAGCTACGTGGGTGACCTTAGAAAAATCTGCTGA
- a CDS encoding metallophosphoesterase family protein, with amino-acid sequence MLIGLISDIHSNLEALKAVWKNVKRADVIFCIGDLVGYGANPNEVVEFFRKQMEKRQILCVRGNHDNAIAFGITWGFNPYAREAIKWHEKVMTAENLEFIRKLPVKELFEVDNETFLIIHGSPRAPLDEYIFPWLPDSEFVEILKYFREKNLVLGHTHMQMLKEIGGRRIINPGGVGQPRDGDWRAAYAFIDTDNDEVMFERVEYDINEAAKKIIEAGLPKFLAYRLYEGY; translated from the coding sequence ATGTTGATTGGTCTTATAAGTGATATACACTCAAACCTTGAAGCTTTAAAAGCAGTGTGGAAAAATGTCAAGAGGGCAGATGTTATCTTCTGTATAGGCGATTTGGTTGGTTATGGAGCAAATCCAAATGAAGTTGTGGAGTTTTTTAGAAAACAAATGGAGAAGAGGCAAATTCTCTGTGTGAGAGGAAACCACGATAATGCAATTGCTTTTGGGATAACCTGGGGATTCAATCCTTACGCGAGGGAAGCAATAAAATGGCATGAGAAAGTCATGACAGCTGAAAATTTAGAGTTCATCCGAAAGCTTCCCGTAAAAGAGTTGTTTGAAGTGGACAATGAGACCTTTCTTATAATCCACGGCTCTCCAAGGGCCCCATTGGATGAATATATTTTTCCCTGGCTTCCTGACAGTGAATTTGTGGAAATTTTGAAGTACTTCAGGGAGAAAAACCTAGTTCTTGGGCATACTCACATGCAGATGCTTAAAGAGATCGGTGGGAGGAGGATAATAAATCCCGGGGGAGTAGGACAACCAAGGGATGGGGACTGGAGAGCAGCTTATGCTTTCATAGATACCGATAATGATGAAGTTATGTTTGAGAGAGTGGAGTATGACATTAATGAAGCCGCAAAAAAGATAATTGAGGCGGGCCTTCCAAAGTTTCTGGCGTATAGACTTTATGAGGGATATTGA